A part of Leishmania panamensis strain MHOM/PA/94/PSC-1 chromosome 34 sequence genomic DNA contains:
- a CDS encoding hypothetical protein (TriTrypDB/GeneDB-style sysID: LpmP.34.1720): MLLQDDLTAQQLAVISRVALLLQQVTLSTAISKPTYGIGALREVGETTGATVATLPGLKTAGSGCGVTATQIYTNTRDCSANGTKENAADRAVLQKPLQIPLVNTDESVNTLRQLGWLLDEATQQLQASVDAQLVDFYAHLRGKASATLPTGSELKERVTLAHGSRQDRLTSPLISRALSRRVPRPLHLAIGPSWLNDDKGAGARTESAGSCTTFPLDINGAEEALPASNTTAGAAVSATATPGVDCVRTESPFVPLVSISTARPLNAQQPQRCAQSRVSSSSGLHNAPMARRLEEERAAASELQSFFSLLLEAALRLSGASAAAVYMDDALPLGTGGAGETFYHPTTTVAAASDTAGSGRAQFLHCVAHSRGHFPSSISYATSNVLTTVVTTGVAVNVHYSESSLLHFGTSGNFRPGASDSGRHSMLTGGSTTVTDASGRRLGNGSSSCAGHLFLDMYNGVIVPIKGIGCLVLANKVKTAASDVTSPRFSIFDEHVAWSVALLSEAILHQYERQLLLRASWSPSCVNALRPYIQENGPLPSSANRLPARDGASVMRERRGLQSRVTSKRLFTVKSAAAAKLSAVDVDNVAVSSLVFDPQNDIFSRTLTMVRTGDPQVLKALPPELRAFSSISSSRRAVNTVSGAVVPEAVTSGSSAKLNDEEVFQAAAQYITNLESLWRRTISESNTMRIMVENYNKEMQRQEETIALLEAKVRELNVHMAQLERRGNGTRLSAA, translated from the coding sequence ATGTTGCTTCAGGACGACTtgacagcgcagcagctcgcagTCATTTCTcgcgtcgcgctgctgcttcagcaggtGACGTTGTCGACTGCGATCTCGAAACCGACCTACGGCATCGGTGCCCTACGCGAGGTTGGCGAGACAACGGGGGCGACTGTGGCGACACTGCCTGGCTTGAAAACTGCCGGCAGCGGGTGTGGGGTAACGGCAACGCAGATTTACACCAACACACGCGATTGCTCAGCGAACGGCACCAAGGAGAATGCGGCAGATCGAGCAGTCTTGCAGAAACCTCTGCAAATTCCCCTAGTGAACACCGACGAAAGCGTTAacacgctgcggcagctcggCTGGCTACTAGATGAGGccacacagcagctgcaagcGAGCGTGGACGCACAGCTGGTGGACTTTTATGCACACTTGAGAGGGAAAGCTAGTGCAACGCTGCCAACGGGGtcggagctgaaggagcgggTGACGCTAGCACATGGCTCTCGGCAGGACCGCTTGACATCTCCACTGATTTCGCGAGCGCTCTCGAGACGGGTGCCACGGCCATTGCATCTGGCCATCGGCCCGTCTTGGCTCAACGATGACAAAGGTGCCGGCGCTCGGACTGAGTCTGCTGGGTCCTGCACTACCTTCCCACTTGACATAAATGGTGCTGAAGAAGCCCTCCCTGCAAGTAATACTACTGCGGGAGCGGCGGTCTCCGCAACGGCAACTCCAGGCGTGGACTGCGTGCGCACCGAGAGCCCTTTTGTGCCGCTCGTCAGTATATCCACGGCTCGTCCGCTTAATGCACAGCAGCCCCAACGCTGCGCCCAATCTCGCGTCAGCAGCTCTAGTGGACTTCACAACGCACCGATGGCACGCCGCCTCGAAGAAgagcgtgctgctgcgtcggaACTGCAGtcattcttctctctcctatTGGAGGCTGCTCTGCGACTCTCcggcgcctctgcagcggctgtgtACATGGACGATGCACTGCCCTTGGGTACCGGGGGAGCAGGGGAGACTTTCTACCATCCCACGACCACCGTGGCAGCCGCCTCAGACACTGCTGGCAGTGGCCGAGCGCAGTTCCTGCACTGCGTTGCCCACTCGCGCGGCCACTTCCCCTCCAGCATCAGCTACGCCACCTCTAACGTTCTAACAACGGTGGTGACCACAGGCGTGGCGGTGAACGTCCATTATAGCGAGTCCTCACTCCTGCACTTCGGTACAAGTGGGAACTTCAGGCCTGGCGCTTCCGACTCTGGGCGCCATTCCATGCTgactggcggcagcaccactgtCACGGACGCTTCTGGCCGTCGACttggcaacggcagcagtaGCTGCGCCGGCCACTTGTTCTTGGACATGTACAACGGCGTCATTGTCCCAATCAAAGGCATTGGTTGCCTTGTGCTGGCCAATAAGGTGAAGACGGCGGCCTCTGATGTGACGTCGCCGCGCTTCAGCATCTTTGACGAGCACGTTGCGTGGAGTgtcgcgctgctgagcgaggCCATCCTGCACCAGTACgagcgccagctgctctTGCGTGCCTCGTGGTCTCCATCATGCGTTAATGCGCTGCGGCCGTATATTCAGGAGAACGGGCCGCTGCCCAGCAGTGCGAACCGCTTGCCCGCCCGTGACGGCGCGTCAGTAATGCGAGAGCGGAGAGGGCTGCAAAGCAGAGTGACCTCGAAGCGCCTTTTCACTGTAAaaagtgccgctgccgcgaaGCTGTCTGCCGTCGATGTGGACAACGTCGCTGTCTCCTCGCTCGTCTTTGATCCACAGAATGACATCTTCTCGAGGACACTAACGATGGTACGAACGGGCGATCCGCAGGTGTTGAAGGCTCTTCCACCAGAGCTGCGTGCTTTTTCTTCCATCTCCTCTTCCCGAAGGGCGGTCAACACCGTCAGTGGCGCCGTGGTCCCAGAAGCGGTGACGTCGGGATCGTCCGCAAAGCTCAATGATGAAGAGGTGTTCCAAGCGGCGGCACAGTACATTACGAACCTCGAGTCCTTGTGGCGCAGGACCATCTCGGAGAGCAACACGATGCGCATCATGGTCGAGAACTACAACAAGGAGATGCAAAGGCAAGAGGAGACTATTGCTCTGTTAGAGGCGAAGGTACGAGAGCTCAATGTGCACATGGCACAGCTTGAGCGCCGCGGCAACGGTACGCGCTTAAGCGCGGCGTAG
- a CDS encoding 60S ribosomal protein L5, putative (TriTrypDB/GeneDB-style sysID: LpmP.34.1730) produces MPFVKVVKNKAYFKRFQVKYRRRREGKTDYHARRQMVLQDKTKFGSPKYRLVVRTTNKDIIAQIVQAKIAGDEVLMAAYAHELPAFGIEHGLTNYAAAYATGLLLARRTLAKLGIADKFQGAKEADGSYSAVRTKKDDQGDDEARFPFKAILDVGLARTTTGARVFGVLKGAVDGGISVPHRPNRFPGYSKEKSALDAKVHRDRIFGKHVAEYLKQVKEEASSNPDEKCVQFSKYMEAKVAPESIECMYKKAHAAIRADPSKSLPKKAKKEGAKHKSYKTKKMSGAEKRAAAKAKVAAIRERLGK; encoded by the coding sequence ATGCCGTTCGTCAAGGTCGTGAAGAACAAGGCGTACTTCAAGCGCTTCCAGGTGAAgtaccgccgtcgccgcgagGGCAAGACGGACTACCACGCACGCCGCCagatggtgctgcaggacaaGACGAAGTTTGGCTCACCCAAGTACCGCCTTGTTGTGCGCACGACGAACAAGGACATCATTGCGCAGATCGTGCAGGCGAAGATCGCCGGCGACGAGGTGCTGATGGCTGCGTACGCACACGAGCTGCCTGCGTTCGGGATTGAGCACGGCCTGACGAACTACGCTGCGGCGTACGCGACgggcctgctgctggcgcgccgcACGCTGGCGAAGCTGGGCATCGCGGACAAGTTCCAGGGCgcgaaggaggcggacgGCTCGTACTCTGCTGTGCGCACGAAGAAGGACGACCagggcgacgacgaggcgcgcTTCCCGTTCAAGGCGATCCTGGACGTTGGTCTTGCGCGCACGACGACGGGCGCCCGCGTGTTCGGCGTGCTGAAGGGCGCTGTGGACGGCGGCATCTCGGTGCCGCACCGCCCCAACCGCTTCCCCGGCTACagcaaggagaagagcgccCTGGACGCGAAGGTGCACCGTGACCGCATCTTCGGCAAGCACGTTGCGGAGTACCTGAagcaggtgaaggaggaggcgagctCGAACCCTGACGAGAAGTGCGTGCAGTTCTCGAAGTACATGGAGGCGAAGGTTGCGCCAGAGAGCATCGAGTGCATGTACAAGAAGGCACACGCGGCGATCCGCGCGGACCCGTCGAAGTCGCTgccgaagaaggcgaagaaggagggCGCCAAGCACAAGAGCTACAAGACGAAGAAGATGAGCGGCGCGGAGAAGAGGGCCGCCGCGAAGGCGAAGGTCGCCGCCATTCGCGAACGCCTTGGCAAGTGA
- a CDS encoding ribosomal protein L15, putative (TriTrypDB/GeneDB-style sysID: LpmP.34.1740), producing the protein MYLNELWKKKSSDVMRFIQRIRSWEYRHQHTVVRLRRPTRPEKARMLGYKTKQGFCVFRVRVRRGGRKRPAHKGITYGKPKTSGVLGMKLNKNNQAVAEQRLGKRFGNLRVLNSYWVNMDSTFKWYEVIAVDPMCKTIRRDPRINWIVNSVHKHREQRGLTSAGRKHRGLRHKGHKASKLRPSYRAAWRRNNRIVFLRKR; encoded by the coding sequence ATGTACTTGAACGAGCTGTGGAAGAAGAAGTCTTCCGATGTGATGCGCTTCATCCAGCGTATCCGCTCGTGGGAGTACCGTCACCAGCATACGgtggtgcgcctgcgccgccccaCGCGCCCGGAGAAGGCCCGCATGCTTGGCTACAAGACAAAGCAGGGCTTCTGCGTGTtccgcgtgcgcgtgcgccgtGGTGGCCGCAAACGTCCAGCCCACAAAGGTATCACATACGGTAAGCCGAAGACCAGCGGTGTGCTCGGCATGAAGCTGAACAAGAACAACCAAGCCGTTGCGGAGCAGCGTCTGGGCAAGCGCTTCGGCAACCTGCGCGTGCTGAACTCGTACTGGGTGAATATGGACTCCACGTTCAAGTGGTATGAGGTCATTGCCGTAGACCCGATGTGCAAGACCATCCGCCGCGATCCCCGCATCAACTGGATCGTCAACTCTGTGCACAAGCACCGTGAGCAACGCGGTCTGACCTCTGCTGGTCGCAAGCACCGTGGTCTGCGCCACAAGGGCCATAAGGCCTCCAAGCTGCGCCCGTCATACCGCGCTGCGTGGCGCCGCAACAACCGCATCGTGTTCCTGCGCAAGCGTTAA
- a CDS encoding 60S Ribosomal protein L36, putative (TriTrypDB/GeneDB-style sysID: LpmP.34.1750): MSAPTPRTGIIAGFNKGHVTTRRPRQPSSNDRFAVPHKRLRAVKAIIADLVGLSPLEKRVQEFLRVGKEKRALKYCKKRLGDFTAAKKKRSKMEEALRHATKKHH, translated from the coding sequence ATGTCTGCTCCTACCCCCCGCACCGGCATTATTGCCGGCTTCAACAAGGGCCATGTGACGACCCGCCGCCCGCGCCAGCCGTCGTCCAACGACCGCTTTGCTGTGCCCCACAAGCGCCTGCGCGCTGTGAAGGCCATCATTGCGGACCTCGTCGGCCTTTCTCCGCTGGAGAAGCGTGTTCAGGAGTTCCTGCGTGTCGGCAAGGAGAAGCGTGCACTCAAGTACTGCAAGAAGCGCCTCGGCGACTTCACGGCGGCCAAAAAGAAGCGCTcgaagatggaggaggcactTCGCCACGCGACGAAGAAGCACCACTAG
- a CDS encoding hypothetical protein (TriTrypDB/GeneDB-style sysID: LpmP.34.1760) gives MLDPPAADLVDAVARLCVLRTEDYVLLQTVYSRVREHEYCPQQQEAAPHVLHSAPTPAGNTSGAKENKSATSKADDKTYIRYLTDEVRVREERRMTEEGEWLEAVRQWAALFQSRSVAANPDKALRTAPDESISLAVPAIWSFWEQESESAFQCVYAAVLQQAYELDPTDLVNTPFAQLDKSKCLYDCEAAAAVASVPVSSSQVKFVHALLFLSSQTAEPSCSPSRVLAEMHPIEADDASAVNERRRSRLRASHHAWLVLFLLWCHIVASSIATSAGAAAAACGVRVEPLFYESVLLSPARDFLTSQSLQLQSLLRKIQGATFV, from the coding sequence ATGCTCGACCCACCGGCGGCTGACCTCGTCGACGCCGTTGCGCGACTGTGCGTGCTGCGAACGGAGGACTACGTGCTCCTTCAGACCGTATACAGTCGTGTACGGGAACACGAGTATTGTCCGCAACAGCAAGAAGCAGCACCACATGTACTGCATTCTGCCCCCACACCCGCAGGTAATACCTCCGGAGCGAAGGAGAACAAGAGCGCCACCAGCAAAGCCGACGACAAGACGTACATACGCTACCTCACTGatgaggtgcgcgtgcgtgaggaGCGCCGAATGACCGAGGAGGGTGAGTGGCTAGAGGCAGTGCGGCAGTGGGCGGCTCTCTTCCAGTCGAGGTCGGTTGCGGCTAATCCGGACAAAGCACTCAGGACAGCACCGGACGAGTCGATCTCTCTGGCAGTACCTGCGATCTGGTCGTTTTGGGagcaggagagcgagagcgcctTCCAGTGCGTATACGCAGCGGTACTTCAGCAGGCCTACGAGCTTGACCCCACGGACTTGGTGAATACTCCCTTCGCACAGCTCGACAAGTCCAAATGCCTCTACGATTgcgaggcggccgcggcCGTCGCTTCCGTGCCTGTGTCCTCGTCCCAAGTCAAATTTGTGCATGCgttgcttttcctctcctcacagACTGCTGAGCCATCCTGTTCGCCGTCACGAGTCTTGGCTGAGATGCACCCCATTGAGGCTGATGACGCATCTGCTGTTAACGAGAGGCGACGGTCTCGTCTGCGAGCGAGCCACCACGCCTGGCTTGTGCTCTTTCTTTTGTGGTGCCACATCGTGGCTTCCAGCATAGCCACTtcggcaggcgctgctgctgcggcgtgtgGAGTGAGGGTGGAGCCGCTGTTTTATGAATCAGTGCTCCTTAGCCCCGCAAGAGACTTCCTCACGAgccagtcgctgcagctgcagtcgctgctgaggaAGATACAAGGGGCGACGTTTGTGTAG
- a CDS encoding hypothetical protein (TriTrypDB/GeneDB-style sysID: LpmP.34.1770) has product MCDACGSRTHITCARDVYSNEWLYDEVAVVSTATTGAGGGTVGLSNTVPVSAKNRRMSSTAPASHDGEGTAGSPKATAVLVAPSGLSVSPPLSRDSSHATLLPSPQELRSAAARIDKAYNYYCHLDCAMGMEVVRNPQFDAALSCTVERAFAREWTRIRKLLVSAGVISNHQHQVDTRDDAAAEEQTSSPSCSPVKSASAAPVNAEGAEESTATSSFCSSPPPTSTTCPAVPDGGTHGCALHASATNFADITDCHPSVALEVLRLYHQLRAEAWAEYFEQERHHFGHPLFYPPPFLDIARDAAVGHVVEAASPQGQAARLYLLDRSTHPVGSAVAIPVGVLSRWQQPTAAPLIRENDSNNFVAESLERIVNDAVAPETVVVYRKSSKEGRVLV; this is encoded by the coding sequence ATGTGCGACGCCTGCGGATCTCGCACGCATATAACCTGTGCCCGGGATGTCTACTCAAATGAGTGGCTCTATGATGAGGTAGCTGTGGTGTCGACAGCCACAACTGGTGCCGGGGGTGGTACTGTCGGTTTGTCCAACACGGTTCCGGTCTCTGCGAAGAACCGGCGGATGTCGAGTACTGCACCGGCGTCACACGATGGCGAGGGCACCGCGGGCTCGCCTAAGGCCACCGCTGTTCTTGTCGCGCCATCAGGTTTATCAGTTTCCCCACCACTCAGTCGCGACTCCTCGCATGCGActctgctgccgtcgccgcaaGAGCTCCGCTCCGCGGCGGCACGGATCGACAAGGCATATAACTACTACTGTCACCTCGACTGTGCTATGGggatggaggtggtgcgtaACCCGCAGTTCGATGCAGCTCTCTCATGCACAGTCGAGCGCGCCTTCGCACGGGAGTGGACACGCATAAGGAAGTTACTGGTATCCGCTGGGGTAATCAGTAACCACCAACACCAAGTCGACACGCGCGATGACGCGGCTGCAGAGGAACAAACCTCATCTCCTTCCTGCTCACCCGTCAAgagcgcttctgctgcccCAGTGAATGCGGAGGGTGCAGAGGAGAGCACTGCGACGTCATCCTTCTgctcttcgcctccaccgACGTCGACAACTTGCCCAGCAGTACCTGATGGAGGCACGCATGGCTGTGCATTGCACGCAAGTGCGACGAATTTTGCTGATATCACTGATTGCCACCCGTCAGTTGCcctggaggtgctgcggctctACCACCAGCTGCGCGCTGAAGCGTGGGCGGAGTACTTTGAGCAGGAACGGCACCACTTCGGACACCCGCTCTTCTACCCGCCTCCATTCCTCGACATAGCGCGGGACGCTGCGGTAGGGCATGTCGTGGAGGCCGCGTCCCCCCAAGGACAGGCCGCACGACTCTACCTTCTCGACCGCAGCACCCACCCTGTGGgatcggcggtggcgattcCGGTTGGTGTTCTGTcacggtggcagcagccgacggcggcgccgctcatCAGAGAGAACGACTCGAACAACTTTGTCGCGGAGTCACTGGAGCGGATCGTGAATGACGCTGTGGCGCCGGAGACGGTGGTTGTGTACCGCAAAAGCAGCAAGGAGGGTCGAGTGCTGGTGTGA
- a CDS encoding hypothetical protein (TriTrypDB/GeneDB-style sysID: LpmP.34.1780), translating into MSECTVYSPCGRYVVQFSSDATQKLLRLNVTRNALIPIKGGALAADDSGCDKALVTAVTGPLMPFSAVHPLLLAASLTEMDVLALTTSAGVRKSFTNFVQMLYDALIGRSPCLHFFVETVAEMKERIQRDVQRQAPPSRTAHGAEAQPSSARRTGELNIDSAALASLAMTGSGVMANTGKEYIRTAVGDTVIELDEDIASEVLEQRFLTLDYDVDFTRAIFPIPLLPDGTEEASVEGAGGAMHARKDTASASPANLAKATLEPSVVSASLSTAASVPASEAEALRNDLLRARACLTRLESENAKLRRENEALVQLSRQKMHEMQRLCEDFQHQVQLAADAEKLRAKNAELRVQLQEALESQQLTRRALQRTQSQRRFLHPANAIGGGRGSAHRPTSSHCRSENPYLRSLSRESHDCNTGVSSRPPYSRQRWAGGTASRASATRCGRPLMSPTSPSAALRGTHAQRAPSSSTHRRHSTRFDTPPLPSDPASSTATVSLRYRSRSHRGDGSSSARDGGGDSPAPHGRTGGRPEKSQKPQRRSSSGHMPHGSRASSAHSLPQRGSSLWADSSDRESPCGSVASSRCSSINHERLYRTATASSRMHQTPKMYPLNSSSAPRRAVFH; encoded by the coding sequence ATGTCCGAGTGCACTGTGTACTCTCCATGTGGTCGCTACGTGGTGCAGTTTTCCTCGGATGCGACCCaaaagctgctgcgccttaACGTCACGAGGAACGCACTAATACCAATCAAAGGGGGCGCGTTGGCCGCCGATGACAGCGGCTGTGACAAGGCGCTCGTTACCGCAGTCACTGGGCCTCTGATGCCCTTCTCCGCAGTTCAtccactgctgctcgctgcttCACTCACAGAAATGGATGTACTTGCACTGACAACATCCGCTGGCGTCCGCAAATCCTTCACGAATTTTGTGCAGATGCTCTACGACGCGCTCATTGGTCGCTCCCCGTGCTTGCACTTTTTTGTGGAGACGGTAGCAGAGATGAAGGAGCGCATTCAGCGGGATGTGCAGCGACAGGCACCTCCGTCCCGGACCGCGCACGGCGCTGAGGCTCAGCCATCGAGTGCGAGACGCACCGGCGAGCTAAACATCGACTCAGCTGCCTTAGCTTCTTTAGCAATGACTGGAAGTGGCGTCATGGCCAACACTGGCAAAGAGTATATTCGCACCGCTGTCGGCGACACGGTGATTGAGCTGGACGAGGACATCGCCAGTGAAGTTTTAGAGCAGCGCTTCTTGACGCTGGACTACGACGTCGACTTCACACGTGCCATCTTTCctatccccctcctccctgaTGGCACGGAGGAGGCCTCTGTAGAGGGAGCCGGCGGCgccatgcacgcacgcaaggATACGGCGAGTGCCTCTCCAGCCAACCTAGCTAAGGCGACCTTAGAGCCCTCTGTAGTGAGCGCCTCTCTTTCGacagctgcgtcggtgccTGCATCAGAGGCGGAGGCCCTTCGCAACGATCTTCTCCGCGCCCGAGCCTGTCTTACCCGGCTTGAGTCCGAAAATGCGAAGCTGAGGCGGGAGAACGAGGCACTGGTGCAGCTGAGCCGGCAGAAGATGCACGAGATGCAGCGGCTGTGCGAGGACTTCCAGCACCAAGTTCAactcgctgcggatgcggaGAAGCTCAGAGCCAAAAACGCAGAGTTGcgagtgcagctgcaggaggcgctaGAGAGTCAGCAGTTGACTCGGCGTGCTTTACAGCGCACGCAAAGTCAGCGTCGTTTTTTGCACCCCGCTAACGCtatcggcggcggcaggggTAGTGCTCACCGGCCCACcagcagccactgccgcagcgagAACCCGTACCtgcggtctctctctcgcgaaTCACACGACTGCAACACCGGAGTGTCGTCGCGGCCGCCCTacagcaggcagcgatgggCAGGCGGCACCGCGTCTCGTGCATCAGCGACGCGATGTGGGCGGCCGCTGATGTCTCCGACATCTCCATCAGCCGCTTTGCGCGGCACTCATGCGCAGCGCGCGCCTTCATCTTCAACACACCGGCGTCACTCTACGCGGTTCGacacgccaccgctgccgtcggaTCCAGCTTCCTCCACCGCAACAGTTTCTCTTCGGTATCGATCACGCAGCCACAGAGGCGatggtagcagcagcgcgagagaCGGGGGAGGCGACTCACCTGCGCCGCATGGTCGCACTGGTGGCCGACCAGAGAAGTCTCAAAagccacagcggcggagcagcagtggtCATATGCCGCACGGCTCACGGGCATCCTCTGCACACTCGTTGCCGCAACGAGGGTCCAGCTTGTGGGCAGATAGTAGCGATCGCGAAAGTCCGTGCGGCTCCGTGGCTTCCTCGCGGTGCTCGAGTATAAACCATGAGCGACTTTACCGCACCGCGACAGCGAGCAGCAGGATGCACCAGACACCAAAGATGTACCCACTTAACAGCTCCAGCGCACCTCGACGAGCGGTGTTTCACTGA
- a CDS encoding hypothetical protein (TriTrypDB/GeneDB-style sysID: LpmP.34.1790), translating into MLRASRVSMGYFKRPGRKSLDEICKLSLFEVSTPQQVATTWNNHHMQFLQYWGRTISSEAYYALEPRLKVSPYFVVPVFRDKGLFNVVTNFKDDLVGVAPLGEWQKKQDNAQIHMTIQFFTELARSKRLVLVRCEIKDEVFKRLDCIFITQMLLKYYTFPRLYETWVETFNKRPGQFDYHAFLHAMKDEAGKDEIKIEDKKSEMRHDAFGPVIDTPPDAVARQIMNTLDIGAPKA; encoded by the coding sequence ATGCTGCGTGCGTCTCGCGTGTCCATGGGCTACTTCAAGCGGCCTGGTCGCAAGTCGCTCGATGAAATCTGCAAGCTGAGCCTCTTCGAGGTGTCCACCCCACAACAGGTGGCGACCACTTGGAACAATCACCACATGCAGTTCCTCCAGTACTGGGGACGCACCATCTCGTCTGAGGCGTACTACGCCCTTGAGCCGCGGCTGAAGGTGTCGCCGTACTTTGTGGTCCCGGTGTTTCGTGACAAGGGACTGTTCAACGTCGTAACCAACTTTAAGGACGACCTCGTCGGCGTCGCACCTCTCGGGGAGTGGCAAAAAAAGCAGGATAATGCGCAGATCCACATGACCATTCAGTTCTTCACTGAACTGGCCCGTAGTAAGAGGCTGGTGCTGGTCCGCTGCGAAATCAAAGACGAGGTCTTCAAGCGTCTCGACTGCATCTTCATCACCCAGATGCTGCTCAAGTACTACACCTTTCCCCGGCTGTACGAGACATGGGTAGAGACATTCAACAAGCGACCAGGTCAGTTTGATTACCATGCCTTCCTACATGCCATGAAGGATGAGGCGGGCAAAGATGAAATCAAGATTGAGGACAAAAAGTCGGAGATGCGCCATGATGCCTTTGGCCCAGTTATCGACACCCCGCCCGACGCCGTGGCGAGACAGATCATGAACACGTTGGACATAGGAGCCCCGAAGGCATGA
- a CDS encoding hypothetical protein (TriTrypDB/GeneDB-style sysID: LpmP.34.1810) — MLVHEVEKRYKLKVPFFQGTLEEAKRHAQHDSRYLVLYLHSPQHENTEAYLREVLATDEIIALLHESSVLFGASVADAEGTLLAEELGAHAFPFVAALVGNTVVLRLQGYHSRETFCREWRLCTDDWDGHLAEGVVLAAEREAREQARIAEAEAASAMEAADRAMLEKLLRKEEEERRAAAEREAAAQRAAEERVTAERLEAEDRARQAAEEARQRALEEERQRQRESAKQAAKSQLHDEPSTDLATHETVQISVRCPSGKHYDRRFLRSDLVDQLTFFVMTLDELADATDASTVRFVTGFPPAPLEWREGETCFGDMKSLCPRAVVLLRRS, encoded by the coding sequence ATGCTCGTGCACGAGGTCGAGAAGAGGTATAAGCTCAAGGTCCCTTTCTTCCAGGGTACactggaggaggcaaagcGGCACGCTCAGCATGACTCGCGCTACCTTGTTTTGTACCTCCACAGCCCTCAACACGAAAACACGGAGGCATACCTGCGCGAGGTTTTGGCCACGGACGAGATCATCGCCCTGCTGCACGAGAGCAGCGTTTTGTTCGGGGCGAGTGTGGCAGATGCGGAGGGcacgctgctggcggaggaGCTTGGCGCCCATGCGTTTCCGTTTGTAGCAGCGCTGGTGGGTAACACAGTAGTGCTGCGTCTGCAAGGTTACCACAGCCGCGAAACCTTCTGTCGCGAGTGGCGTCTATGCACAGATGACTGGGATGGACATCTAGCCGAGggcgtcgtcctcgctgccgaGCGTGAGGCGCGCGAGCAGGCACGCATAGCTGAAGCCGAGGCCGCCTCCGCAATGGAGGCTGCAGATCGGGCCATGctcgagaagctgctgcgtaaggaagaggaggagcgtcgtgcggctgcggagcgggaggctgctgcgcaacgggCCGCCGAGGAGCGCGTGACAGCCGAGCGACTCGAGGCGGAAGATAGGGCTCGGCAGGCCGCCGAAGaagcacggcagcgcgcactggaggaggagcgtcagcgacagcgcgaGTCTGCGAAGCAGGCAGCGAAAAGTCAGCTGCATGATGAACCCTCCACCGACCTGGCCACCCACGAGACGGTGCAGATCAGTGTGCGCTGCCCGTCCGGCAAGCACTATGACCGTCGCTTCCTGCGCAGTGATCTTGTGGATCAACTCACGTTTTTTGTAATGACACTGGACGAGTTGGCGGACGCGACGGATGCATCAACGGTGCGCTTTGTGACGGGCTTCCCGCCTGCACCGCTGGAGTGGCGCGAAGGGGAGACGTGCTTCGGCGACATGAAGAGTCTCTGCCCGCGTGCGGTGGTTCTTCTGCGCCGGTCATGA